One stretch of Pelmatolapia mariae isolate MD_Pm_ZW linkage group LG3_W, Pm_UMD_F_2, whole genome shotgun sequence DNA includes these proteins:
- the LOC134620715 gene encoding zinc finger protein 418-like, translated as MHQVIHTGERPFSCGDCGKSFTRSGSLKRHQLIHTGERPFSCDECGNSFTHSGSLKTHKLIHSGERPFSCDECGKSFTTSGHLKTHKLIHSGERPFSCRDCGKSFTRSGKLKTHKLIHTGERPFSCDECGKSFTESGSLKTHQLIHTGERLFSCGDCGKSFTESGNLKRHQLIHTGERPLSCGDCGKSFTESGNLKKHQLIHTGERPFSCRDCGKSFTHSGSLKTHQLIHTGERPFSCDECGKSFTTSGSLKTHQLIHTGERPFSCGDCGKSFTESGSLKRHQLIHTGERPFSCDECGKSFTRISHLKSHQLIHSGVKAYTCDQCGRAFTHSNSLQSHLVTHSGIKAYSCDICGKTFSRIDSRNIHLRIHTGHDVYSCDECGKQFTTNIELRRHMFTHTEERPYKCDLCEKTFKSPRYLKAHQQIHTRKTLQVQLL; from the coding sequence atgcatcaggtcatccacaccggagagagaccgttcagctgtggagactgtggaaagtcttttaccaggtctggaagcttaaaaagacaccaactaatccacactggagagagaccattcagctgtgacgagtgtggaaactcttttacccactctggaagcttaaaaacacacaaactcatccacagtggagaaagaccgttcagctgtgacgagtgtggaaagtcttttaccacgtctggacacttaaaaacacacaaactcatccacagtggagagagaccgttcagctgtagagactgtggaaagtcttttaccaggtctggaaagttaaaaacacacaaactcatccacaccggagagagaccgttcagctgtgacgagtgtggaaagtcttttaccgagtctggaagcttaaaaacacaccaactcatccacactggagaaagactgttcagctgtggagactgtggaaagtcttttaccgagtctggaaacttaaaaagacaccaactcatccacactggagagagaccgttgagttgtggagactgtggaaagtcttttaccgagtctggaaacttaaaaaaacaccaactaatccacactggagagagaccgttcagctgtagagactgtggaaagtcttttacccactctggaagcttaaaaacacaccaactcatccacactggagagagaccgttcagctgtgacgagtgtgggaagtCTTTTACCacgtctggaagcttaaaaacacaccaactcatccacactggagagaggccgttcagctgtggagactgtggaaagtcttttaccgagtctggaagcttaaaaagacaccaactaatccacactggagagagaccattcagctgtgacgagtgtggaaagtcttttacgcgcatttcacacttaaaatcacatcaactcatccacagtggagttaaagcgtacacctgtgatcagtgtggcagagcttttactcacagtaacagcttacagagtcatctagttacccactctggaattaaggcgtacagctgtgacatttgtggaaaaactttcagccggATAGACAGCCGTAACAttcacctacgcattcacaccggacatgatgtgtacagctgtgatgagtgtggtaAACAGTTTACCACAAACATAGAGTTACGAcgtcacatgtttacccacactgaggaacgaccttataaatgtgacctgtgtgagaagacttttaaatctccacgtTACCTGaaagcacaccaacagatccacaccagaaagactctacaagtgcagttactctga